The sequence below is a genomic window from Planctomycetota bacterium.
TCTGCCCCCCCGCGCCGACGTGCAGGAGCGCCCCCATCAGGGCGCCCTCGATCAGACCGACGCCCACGACAAAAAGCACCAGTTTCCGCGTTAGCGTGAGGCTTCGCATGTATCGCCGCTCTCGGTTCCTACGTCCACGCCTTTGCGCGGTGGGTCTCCGTACCCACCGCCAACCCTTACGCGCCCTCTGGGTCTGAGACTACTCTACACTGCATATTCCTTCATCAGCCGATGGATATTCTCCCTATTGCTGGCGAACCATTCCTTGGCAATAGCCGTAATGCGCCTCGGTTTCAGTCGCCTATGCAGTCGTGCCTCTGTTGCCGGACCATCGGAGCACGCCAACAACCCTATTATACGGACAGGCTCTGGCAAGACCACTTGACCTAAGACTCTGGATGTTGCGGCTTGAGACGGAGTCTCCACGTCCTGAGCGACCCTAGCCCAGCCCACCTTTACTGGGTAGAATTCGTCCCCAGCGAGTGAAGCAGCGTCCTCAAGAGCAGAGAAAGTGTACGCATAGACGACGTGTTTCCCCTGACCCAGCACGTCGGCTACTGTCTCAACACAACTCTGGAATGATCGCGTGAGACAGCACAGATCATCAAGGCTTATTGAGACGCACGCACCAGTGCTAGTTGGCGCAATAGGCCGAAGTAAAGGACAAGGCAAAGCCGTGACTTCGGCCGCGGCATCCAGAAGTGGTTTGATCGGACCCTGGATTTGACGGAAACGCGGGTTACCGAAGGTTGAGCGCCCGGCTTGGCCTTCGTCCGACAACGACGGAACACGCTTGGCGAGTTCATCGTAGACGAACTGGGCGTTCGCACAACCGATCACTGCAAGTACTCGGAATGGTTCGAGAAAACCAGCCGAATCCCCGATGCCACGGAATATCCCAATGATGGGCAGATCTCTGTCTGGCATGCCATCCATGTCGTGCCATCTGTCCGACCAAGTGGGACCAGCCGCGACCCAAAGCGGAAAATCGGCACGTCCGGTGAGGCAGGACAAACGAAGATGCCTACTGAAGGTAAAGACGGCGATTTCGTGAGTCCCTTCCCCAATGAAGCGGCACTCAGTCATATCCAGCCACTGGTGCTCCGACTCAGACAAGCGCCACCTCGACCACTTTTTCTGAAGCCGACGGAAATTGGCTTGGCTTTCCGGCGCATCGAGATGCGCGAGGGTTGTCAAGATCTGCTTCGCCGTCACATTCTTCCTCTTCATGTTGCGCCAACCCAAATGCTTCTGTGTCTGCCAGCAACCCGTAGGCGGCGGCCAGCAAGGCATTCTCGGCCTGAGCACTCCGTCGGGTCTCGTTCATAGAAACTATAAATGGCCTTTGTGAAACGGTTGAAAGCCTGGTGGTGGCGGAAACATGTTTGCCTTGAGGCCGTTGCAAACCGCCCACTTCTGCACCACCTCCCAGACCTCGGGCCGGACTGTCAAGTAGCGATCGATTGCATCATAGGTGCCACCGCCAACACCAACTACGAGAACCCCATTGGTGATAAGAAATTCAATTGTTCGGTCGAGGGGGTCTCCTCGCATTGTATGGGTACCATTCTCATAGAAATGAACAAGTACGGCCTTCGCCTCTGCCGGAAGCCCATCCAGAAACCGGATAAGGCGTTCCCGTCGCTGTTTCCTCGATCGGCGGAGCGCCCAGCGGCCTGCAAACCAACCCAGACCAGCGCCGATAGGCCCGATGGCCAACTTCACTGCCTCAAAGATCAATGACCACGTTTTAGTTGCATCTGATTCCATTCTCTACACCCAAGAACCAAGTTTTGTGGAAAGACCGCATCCGGCCCGTGAGCCATATAAAAACACACTCGCGACAAGGGCACAAACCATCTTGCCGCCAGCACCCCTGCCAACCACTCCCGCCGACGGGCGATTTCATTGCCCGAAACCAATCGCGCATAGATTACCCGGAGATGTGTGCAGCCGCAAGCGCGACGCTCCACGCTCTCCTGCTTTTCCCAGTGCGCTTTCGGACGCGCAGCACGAAGAGTCCAAAGTTCTACGGCGGCCAGCCCCCCCCTCACCCCAGCCCTCTCCCACGGAGGGGAGAGGGAGGGTCGGTTCTCTCTCCCGCGCGGAGTGTGCGGGGAGCAAACCCTTTCAGCCCAGCCGTTACTCAGGCACTCAGGAACTCAGGCACTCACGCGCCCGCCGTTCCCTCTTTCCTCGCACGGAGACGGTCGCGGGTAAAACGCTCAAACGTCGGCAACCCCGCATCCGTCCATCGCCGCTCGATGCGCGTCTTCAGGGCGGCATTCTCCCGAAAGAGGGCCTCAAGAGCCCCGCGCTGATCCGGCGGCACGGAAGCGAGGATGTGGCGGTCGTGACAATCGACCGCCAGCACCCAGTCGTCCGTCTCCGGGATGCGATCCACCGCCAACTTCATGTGCGGATAGGCCCGGTTGCCCAGGCGAAGCCGGAGGTGCCGGCACTCTCGCGTCGGCGCGTCGGTCGGCGTCCGCTCGAACTCCTTGCCGGCGGCGAGGTCGGCCAACGACTCGCCGTCGCCCCACGCGAGGCGCTTGCGAACCTCGGGCGGCACCAGAGCGTCGCCATAGGCTTCCTCCAGGTAAAGCCGCACCGCATCCAGAAGCATCGCCCGCGTGATCTCGTCGAGGTTCACGACCGTCGCACCCCACTCCTCGAGCCCGCGCGCCTGGCCAACTCATCGCCCCGCAAGCGGGGCGGCGAACCAGACCCCGCCGCGCCGTTCCCCGCGCGCCGCGCCAACTCATCGCCCCGCAAGCGGGGCGGCGAACCAGACCCCGCCGCGCCGTTCCCCGCGCGCCGCGCCAACTCATCGCCCCGCAAGCGGAGCGGCGAACCAGGCCCCCCCGCGCCTCACCGCACCTTTTGAATCACCGCCAGAACCGCCAGAAAAATGAGCCATGCGCCGTACGCTGCCGCCGCGAGAATGAATCCCACGCGGCCGGCGCCGCTATCCTTCGACTCGAGGCTCTTCATCTGCCAACTCCCGCACTTCCGGAAGCACGAATTCCTTGGCAAGAATCTTGACCGTCGCCGCCAGCGGCACCGCGAGGATCAGACCGAACAGGCCGAGCATCTCGTACCCGAGCACGAGGGCCACCGTCAGCGTCACCGGATGCAGGCCGACGGCACGCCCCTGCACGAGCGGCGTCAGCACCCAGCCTTCCAAGCCCTGGACGATTACGAACACGCCCACCGTTCCGAAGACCGCCAAGCCGCTGTGCGAGTCGAACCAGGCGACAAGCACCGCCGGGATCAGGCCCACGAAGATCGGGAGGAACGGCACGACCCCCGCCAGCCCGGTCACGACGCCGATCAGGTACCAGTACGGAATCCCGAGAAGCGCCAGGCCCAGCGCCGTCGTCGCTCCCACCGCCAGACAGACGAGGATTCGGCCTCGCAGGAACGCGCTGACGGTGCGGTCGATCTCGCCGGCCACGCGCTCGATGCGGGCCCGGTGGCGCCCCGGAAGCCATCGGCGCACCGCCTCGACCATCCGGTCGAAATTCATCAGGAAGAAGAACAGATAGACGGCCGTCAGCACCACGCCGACCGCCAGCCCCTGCAAGTTCCACAGAATGGAAAGGGCGCCCTCGCCCGCCTGCCTCGCCACCGCCAGGACGCGGTCGAGGACGCTTCCCTCGGCGGCGGACGGCTGCTGCCACTCCAGCAGGATTTTCTCGTACCACTCGCCCTCGCCGCGGCCGAGACGTTCGGCCAGGCCTTGTAGCCATTCGGCGATGGCCCCGAGATATCCGTGGCTCCACACCCCGTCGCCGTTCAGGTCGACGAAGCCCGGCTCGGCCTCGGCCGCCGGTTCGCCCATCACCGACACGCCGAAGGCATAAAGTTGCGAGAGAAGCGGCGGAAGGGCGAACAGCACGAGCGCCGCCACCGCCGCCAGGACGCAGAAGAAGAGCAGAACGGCCGTCACGCCTCGCGGGATCCGCCGCCGCTCGGCCCACCGCATGACGGGATTCAGGATATACGCCAGCGCCATCGCGACGGCCAGCGGCGCGAACACGCCGCGGAATAGATACGCGAGAACGAGCACCACCGCCACCGACGCCGCGACGACGATGATCGCCCGCCGGTGCCGCGCGTCTGTTTCAGTTTCCATGGCCCTCGCCATCCTCTCCGCCCGACTCGATGTGTATCTGGAAGCCGCGGTCGAACGCCTCCTCAAAATCCAGAACGCCGACGAAATCCTCCCGGCGATCCTCGTCGGTTTTGCGCAGCAGGCCGATCTGGACCATGTTGAAGACGATGTTACCGATATCCTCCGACGAACGCACGCCCCATGATTCCAGCACCAGTCGCGCCAGCCGCCCGAACTGCTCCAGCGCGTGATCCCGGAATCCTTCGCACAACTCGCGGCCCGAGACATGTCCCGTCCGCCCGGACCGCTGCACCGTGTACCCCAGCGCCTCGGACACGAAGACGTACGCGTCCCGGCCGTAGCGGCGGTCGCGCTCCAACAGGGCGTTCAGGAGTTCCTCGGCGCTCTTGCGCTTATTCATTCTGCTCTCGATGCCCTTTCAGGACCGGCGGCCTGTTCGGCCTTGGTGTCCTCGATCATGGCGGCGACGGCCTCGGGATCGACGCGTTCGGCAATCCGCTCGAACGGCCCGATCGCGCGGTCCTCGACTCGCTCCTCCAGACGCGTGAAGTCCGGCGTCTCGACGCCCAGGAGCCGGCCCACCTTTTCGGCAAACCGCGGCAGGACGGGGCCCAGATACGCCGCCAGAAGCCGCACCCCGTTCAACGCCGCCGTCAACGCCGTCCGCGCCTGCTCCGGATCCGAGCGGACGGTCTCCCACGGTTTCGTGCGTTCCATGTAGCGGTTGAGGGCGTCGGCCTGGGCGGCGATGAGGCGGACGGCCGTCGCGTATTCGCACGCCTCGTAGGCGCGGCCGATGTCGTCCGCGGCGGCGCCGACGGCGCCGACGAGTTGGCGTCCCTCGGCGTCGAGCCGGCCGAGACGATTCTCCAGCCTCCGCGCCAGGAGTCCGGCCGACCGGCTCGGAAGGTTCGCGAAGTTGCCCACCAGGTCCGCGTTCACGCGCGCCACGAAGTCCTGCGTCGAAAGGTCGATGTCGTCCACCCCGGCGCCCAGTTTGCACGCATAATAGTACCGCAGGTACTGCGGGTCCAGGTGCCGAAGGTACGTCGCCGCGTTGACGAACGTTCCGCGGCTCTTGGACATCTTGGTCCCGTCCACCGTCAGGAACCCGTGGACCCAGATTCGGACGGGCGTCCGGAACCCCGCGCCGGCGAGCATGGCCGGCCAGTAGAGCGCGTGGAAATAAAGAATGTCCTTGCCGATGAAGTGATACAGTTCGGCGTCCTCGGCCACCCAGTAGGCGTCGAGGTCGCGTCCCTCGCGGCGGCACCAGTTCTCGGTCGAGGCGATGTAGCCGATCGGCGCGTCCCACCACACGTAGAAATATTTGTCCTTCGCGCCGGGGATCTCGAATCCCCAGTAGGGTGCGTCGCGCGTGAAATCCCAGTCGCGCAGGCCCTGGTCGAACCATTCCTGGAGTTTCGCGACGACGTGGGGATGGAGGTGCTTCGCGCTGATCCATTCGCGCAGCATCTGCTCGTACGCGGTGACGAGGAAGAAATAGTGCTCCGACTTTCGCCGGGACGCCGGCCGGCCGCAGACCGCGCACCGCGCATCCCCGAGTTCCGTGGGGCTGTAGGCGGCCCCGCAGACCTCGCAACTGTCGCCGTACTGGTCGAGCGCGCCGCAGCGCGGGCACTTGCCCCGGATGTAGCGGTCGGGAAGAAAGATGCCGCACGATTCGCAGTACGCCTGCTCGACCGGGCGCGTCTCGATGTGCCCCTTGGCCCGCAGCCGTTCGAAGAACGTCTCGGCGAGCCGACGGTTCTCCGGCGAGTGGGTCGTGTAGAAGTTGTCGAAGCCGACGTCGAACGCCGCAAAGTCGCGGGCCTGCTCGCCGTGAAACCGCTCGATGAGTTGCTCGGGCGTGATGCCCAGCGCCTGTGCCTTGAGCATGATCGGCGTGCCGTGCGTGTCGGTCGCGCACATGTAGCGGCAATCGCGGCCGCACGATTTGTGATACCGCGACCAGATGTCCGCCTGAAGATATTCGACGAGGTGGCCGATGTGGATGGGCCCGTTGGCATAGGGCAGCGCCGCCGTCAGAAGAATCCGTCGCGCCATTCAGTTCCCCTGCTGGGCCTCGGGCGGCTTGGCGCCCTGGTTCGCGCTCGGACCGGACGAACCGTCCTGGGACTCCGTCGGCGGCGACCCGTCGGGGTTTCGATTTCGCCGCCTCCCGCCTCGCTTCGAACGCCGCCGGCCGCGACGCCCGCGACGCTTCTCCGAATCGTCCTCGGGGGCGGCCTCGGCCTTTTCAGCTGCGGGCGACCGGG
It includes:
- a CDS encoding AI-2E family transporter, translating into METETDARHRRAIIVVAASVAVVLVLAYLFRGVFAPLAVAMALAYILNPVMRWAERRRIPRGVTAVLLFFCVLAAVAALVLFALPPLLSQLYAFGVSVMGEPAAEAEPGFVDLNGDGVWSHGYLGAIAEWLQGLAERLGRGEGEWYEKILLEWQQPSAAEGSVLDRVLAVARQAGEGALSILWNLQGLAVGVVLTAVYLFFFLMNFDRMVEAVRRWLPGRHRARIERVAGEIDRTVSAFLRGRILVCLAVGATTALGLALLGIPYWYLIGVVTGLAGVVPFLPIFVGLIPAVLVAWFDSHSGLAVFGTVGVFVIVQGLEGWVLTPLVQGRAVGLHPVTLTVALVLGYEMLGLFGLILAVPLAATVKILAKEFVLPEVRELADEEPRVEG
- the metG gene encoding methionine--tRNA ligase, with the protein product MARRILLTAALPYANGPIHIGHLVEYLQADIWSRYHKSCGRDCRYMCATDTHGTPIMLKAQALGITPEQLIERFHGEQARDFAAFDVGFDNFYTTHSPENRRLAETFFERLRAKGHIETRPVEQAYCESCGIFLPDRYIRGKCPRCGALDQYGDSCEVCGAAYSPTELGDARCAVCGRPASRRKSEHYFFLVTAYEQMLREWISAKHLHPHVVAKLQEWFDQGLRDWDFTRDAPYWGFEIPGAKDKYFYVWWDAPIGYIASTENWCRREGRDLDAYWVAEDAELYHFIGKDILYFHALYWPAMLAGAGFRTPVRIWVHGFLTVDGTKMSKSRGTFVNAATYLRHLDPQYLRYYYACKLGAGVDDIDLSTQDFVARVNADLVGNFANLPSRSAGLLARRLENRLGRLDAEGRQLVGAVGAAADDIGRAYEACEYATAVRLIAAQADALNRYMERTKPWETVRSDPEQARTALTAALNGVRLLAAYLGPVLPRFAEKVGRLLGVETPDFTRLEERVEDRAIGPFERIAERVDPEAVAAMIEDTKAEQAAGPERASRAE